The genomic segment CGGCCTCGCCATCGGCGTCGTCACGTCGTCCGCCAACGGCGCCACGGTGCTGGACGCCGCCGGGCTCAGCGACTACGTCCAGGCCCGGGTCGACGGTGTCGTCATCAAGGAGAAGGGGCTTCGCGGCAAACCCGCGCCCGACTCGTTCCTCGCCTGCGCCGCCGAGCTCGACGTCCGGCCGTCGGGCACCGCGGTGTTCGAGGACGCGCAGGCCGGGGTACGTGCGGGGCGGGACGGCGGCTTCGGCTACGTCGTCGGCGTGAACCGGGCTGAGGGCGACGGGCACGCCGACCAGGAGAAAGCCCTGCGGGATCAGGGGGCCGACATCGTCGTGAACGACCTCGCCGACCTGCTCGAGGAGGGAGCGTGACCAACCACCTGCCCAGGCCGGAGCGCGGATACACGCGCTCACCGTGGGAGCTGCGCTGGCAAGGGCTCGACGTCGACGAACTGCAGCGCACCGAATCGACGTTCGCGCTGTCGAACGGGCACATCGGCATGCGGGGAACGCTGGAGGAGGCCGAACCCCGCGGTCTTCCCGGCACGTACCTCAACGGCTTCTACGAGGAACACGAACTGCCCTACGCCGAGGCCGGGTACGGCTACCCGGAAGCGGGACAAACCGTGGTGAACGTGACCGACGGCAAGGTCATCCGCCTCCTCGTCGAGGACGAGCCGCTCGACATGCGCTACGGCCAGGCGACCGACCACCACCGGGTGCTCGACTTCCGGTCCGGGACGCTGCGACGGCAGACGGAGTGGACGTCGCCCACCGGCCGACGTGTCCGGGTCCGCACCGAACGGCTGGTGTCGTTCACCCAGCGCGCGGTGGCCGCCGTCCGCTACGAGGTCGAGCCTCTCGACGGCCGCATCCAGCTGGTCGCCCAGTCGGACCTGCTCACCAACGAACCCATCGAGCACGAACCCGGCGATCCCCGGGTCGCGGCGGCGCTGGAGGCTCCGCTGGTGTCCGAGTACGCCAAGGCCGAGGACTACCGCGCCGTGCTCGTCCACCGCACGAAGCGCTCCGGCCTGCGGATGGCCGCCGCCATGGACCACCAGATCGAGGAGAGTCCCGGCCTGCGCACCGACATGGAGTGCGAGGCGGACCTCGCCCGCCTAACCCTCGCCGTCGACGTGCCGATGGGCAGCAAGCTCTGCTTCACCAAGTTCCTCGCGTACGGCTGGTCTGCGCAGCGCTCCATCCCCGCGCTGCGGGCGCAGGTCGACGCGGCTCTGGCAGGTGCGCTGCAGACCGGCTGGGACGGGCTGCTCGCCGAACAGCGGGAGTTCCTCGACAACTTCTGGGCGAGCGCCGACGTCGAACTGGACGGTGATCCGGAACTCCAGCAGGCCGTCCGGTTCGCGCTGTTCCACGTGTTGCAGGCCGGGGCCCGCGGCGAGAGTCGCGCGATCCCCGGCAAGGGGCTCACCGGACCCGGCTACGACGGGCACGCCTTCTGGGACACCGAGACGTTCGTACTGCAACTGCTCACCTACACGCTTCCCGACGCCGCGCGCGACGCCCTCCGCTGGAGGCACTCCACACTGGACAAAGCCAAGGAGCGCGCGGCTCAGCTCGGTCTCCGGGGTGCGTCGTTCCCCTGGCGGTCGATCAACGGCGCCGAGTGCTCGGCGTACTGGCCCGCGGGCACGGCCGCGTTCCACGTCAACGCCGACATCGCCGACGCCGTGCTGCGGTACCT from the Saccharomonospora azurea NA-128 genome contains:
- a CDS encoding glycoside hydrolase family 65 protein: MTNHLPRPERGYTRSPWELRWQGLDVDELQRTESTFALSNGHIGMRGTLEEAEPRGLPGTYLNGFYEEHELPYAEAGYGYPEAGQTVVNVTDGKVIRLLVEDEPLDMRYGQATDHHRVLDFRSGTLRRQTEWTSPTGRRVRVRTERLVSFTQRAVAAVRYEVEPLDGRIQLVAQSDLLTNEPIEHEPGDPRVAAALEAPLVSEYAKAEDYRAVLVHRTKRSGLRMAAAMDHQIEESPGLRTDMECEADLARLTLAVDVPMGSKLCFTKFLAYGWSAQRSIPALRAQVDAALAGALQTGWDGLLAEQREFLDNFWASADVELDGDPELQQAVRFALFHVLQAGARGESRAIPGKGLTGPGYDGHAFWDTETFVLQLLTYTLPDAARDALRWRHSTLDKAKERAAQLGLRGASFPWRSINGAECSAYWPAGTAAFHVNADIADAVLRYLNATHDVEFERECGTELLTETARLWISLGHHDPHGGFRIDGVTGPDEYSAVVDNNVYTNLMAQRNLRAAADSCERQPDIAEQLGVDHIEVAGWREAARKMRVPYDDLLKVHPQSERFTEHAKWDFANTPPDRYPLLLNYPYFDLYRKQVVKQADLVLAMHLRGDAFSLEQKRRNFVYYEALTVRDSSLSAATQSVMAAECGHLELAYDYFAEAVLTDLHDLHHNVRNGLHMASLAGSWLAIVAGFGGMRDYDGELSFRPRLPPVPHRIAFRMCFRGNQFCVEIQQDIARYWLTHGTPFTITHYDVPVTVTHDSVTMPIPPAEQLERPSQPAWCAPVRRLPHATPTAPAMSPSPAATASQT